The following are encoded together in the Glycine soja cultivar W05 chromosome 5, ASM419377v2, whole genome shotgun sequence genome:
- the LOC114412078 gene encoding dehydration-responsive element-binding protein 1F-like, which yields MNILGQSFNESNNGSYSCSSPETGSSSNIPNTFHSDEEVHTLASARPKKRAGRRIFKETRHPVYRGVRRRNNNKWVCEVRVPNDKSTRIWLGTYPVPEMAARAHDVAALALRGKSACLNFADSAWRLPLPASTNAKEIRRVAAAAAVAIAAEDSCGEQLQNSIVNDAVADDCEVSRSDVSFDEDSNSNKGLRVFCDLDEITMADAPVFEDMREWLQSMADEPLRSPTFVTYVNVRDVWNFVEDDAEVSLWSFTI from the coding sequence ATGAATATTCTCGGACAATCATTCAACGAATCAAACAACGGAAGCTACTCTTGTTCGTCGCCGGAGACTGGTAGCTCCTCTAACATTCCAAACACTTTTCACTCCGACGAGGAAGTGCACACACTAGCTTCGGCGCGTCCTAAGAAACGTGCGGGGCGTCGAATTTTTAAGGAGACAAGACACCCGGTGTACCGAGGAGTACGAAGGAGGAACAACAACAAGTGGGTCTGCGAGGTTCGTGTTCCCAACGACAAGTCCACCAGGATTTGGCTTGGAACGTATCCAGTGCCTGAGATGGCCGCACGTGCGCACGACGTCGCCGCGCTCGCGCTTCGGGGCAAGTCGGCTTGCCTCAACTTCGCCGACTCGGCGTGGCGGCTGCCCTTGCCGGCGTCGACAAATGCGAAGGAGATACGGCGAGTGGCGGCGGCGGCTGCTGTAGCGATTGCGGCGGAAGACAGCTGCGGCGAGCAGTTACAGAATAGTATTGTGAATGATGCCGTTGCTGATGATTGTGAAGTTAGCAGAAGTGACGTCAGCTTTGATGAAGATTCCAATAGCAACAAAGGTTTGAGAGTTTTTTGTGATTTGGATGAAATTACAATGGCAGATGCACCGGTTTTTGAGGACATGCGTGAGTGGCTTCAGAGTATGGCGGATGAGCCTTTAAGATCGCCTACTTTTGTAACATATGTTAATGTTAGGGATGTCTGGAACTTTGTGGAGGATGATGCTGAGGTATCCTTGTGGAGCTTCACAATTTAG
- the LOC114412077 gene encoding ethylene-responsive transcription factor ERF026-like encodes MASSSSLSSSKRHPLYHGIRCRGGKWVTEIREPRKTNRIWLGTFLTPEMAAAAYDVAALALKGGEAVLNFPDSVGGYPVPASKSPADIRTAAIAAAELMKPEASHNNNNVNASTTNEAEVVQYDNNNVFTSFDTEFMDEEAIFSMPSLLVDMAGGMLLSPPRMSPPSDDSTQSYVGETLWNF; translated from the coding sequence AtggcatcatcatcatcattatcatcatcaaagaGGCATCCATTGTACCATGGAATCCGTTGCCGTGGAGGAAAATGGGTTACTGAAATCCGCGAACCGCGAAAAACAAACCGCATATGGCTGGGGACGTTCCTGACTCCGGAGATGGCGGCCGCAGCCTACGACGTGGCGGCGTTGGCCCTGAAAGGCGGCGAGGCGGTTCTCAACTTCCCTGACTCGGTTGGCGGGTATCCGGTGCCGGCATCCAAATCGCCTGCGGACATTCGCACCGCTGCCATTGCTGCAGCAGAACTCATGAAGCCTGAAGCaagccacaacaacaacaacgttaATGCATCAACAACAAATGAGGCAGAAGTAGTTCAGTATGATAACAATAACGTTTTCACTTCGTTTGATACTGAGTTTATGGACGAGGAGGCCATATTTTCCATGCCAAGTTTGCTGGTCGATATGGCTGGGGGAATGTTGCTATCTCCTCCCAGAATGAGCCCTCCCTCCGATGACTCAACCCAAAGTTATGTTGGAGAAACTTTGTGGAACTTTTGA